From Nocardia sp. NBC_00416:
CCCGTTCCGGACGGGGAACGGGGCTGGTGGTGGCCTTGGGGCGCAAGAGGTTCCGGCCGGGTGCACCCGGCCGCGCCCGGCTCAGTGTTTCGGCACGACCAACCACAGCGCCAGATAGATCAGGAACTGCGGCCCGGGCAGCACACAGGACACGACGAACAGCAGCCGGACGATTCCGGAGCTCCAGCCGAAGTACTCGGCGATACCGCCGCAGACTCCGCCGATCCACTTATCGGTGGTGGAACGGGTGAAACGGCGTGCGGGGGCGGTCATGGCGGTCC
This genomic window contains:
- a CDS encoding PspC domain-containing protein → MTAPARRFTRSTTDKWIGGVCGGIAEYFGWSSGIVRLLFVVSCVLPGPQFLIYLALWLVVPKH